The proteins below come from a single Streptomyces sp. MRC013 genomic window:
- a CDS encoding lysine N(6)-hydroxylase/L-ornithine N(5)-oxygenase family protein produces the protein MSTPLDLIGIGLGPFNLGLACLTEPIAELDGLFLESKPDFEWHSGMFLEGAHLQTPFMSDLVTLADPTSPYSFLNYLKEKGRLYSFYIRENFYPLRAEYNDYCRWAAGKLDGVRFGTTVTRVEYDEAAEVYEVHTDGGDTFRARHLVLGTGTPPYVPEACRGLGGDLLHNSRYLQAREALKAKRSITVVGSGQSAAEIYHDLLSEIDVHGYRLNWVTRSPRFFPLEYTKLTLEMTSPEYVDYFHALPEETRYRLETQQKGLFKGINGNLIDAIFDLLYQKSVENGGPVPTRLLTNSSLNTASYDEGSGTYTLGLRQEEQGKDYEIRTEGLVLATGYKYSVPDFLEPVRDRLKWDGRGRFDIARNYAIDVTGRGVFLQNAGVHAHSVTSPDLGMGAYRNSYIIRELLGTEYYPVEKSIAFQEFTV, from the coding sequence TTGTCCACGCCTCTTGACCTGATCGGGATCGGACTGGGTCCGTTCAACCTGGGCCTGGCCTGCCTGACCGAGCCCATCGCGGAACTCGACGGCCTGTTCCTGGAGTCGAAGCCCGACTTCGAGTGGCACTCGGGGATGTTCCTGGAGGGCGCCCACCTGCAGACGCCGTTCATGTCGGACCTCGTGACGCTCGCCGACCCGACCTCGCCGTACTCCTTCCTCAACTACCTGAAGGAGAAGGGCCGACTGTACTCGTTCTACATCCGCGAGAACTTCTACCCGCTGCGCGCCGAGTACAACGACTACTGCCGCTGGGCCGCCGGGAAGCTGGACGGCGTCCGCTTCGGCACGACCGTCACCCGCGTCGAGTACGACGAGGCCGCCGAGGTGTACGAGGTCCACACGGACGGCGGCGACACCTTCCGCGCCCGCCACCTCGTACTCGGCACCGGCACCCCGCCGTACGTCCCCGAGGCATGCCGGGGCCTGGGCGGCGACCTGCTCCACAACTCCCGCTACCTGCAGGCCCGCGAGGCCCTCAAGGCCAAGCGGTCGATCACCGTCGTCGGCAGCGGCCAGAGCGCCGCGGAGATCTACCACGACCTGCTCTCCGAGATCGACGTCCACGGCTACCGGCTGAACTGGGTGACCCGCTCCCCGCGCTTCTTCCCGCTGGAGTACACCAAGCTCACCCTGGAGATGACGTCCCCCGAGTACGTCGACTACTTCCACGCCCTGCCCGAGGAGACCCGCTACCGGCTGGAGACCCAGCAGAAGGGCCTCTTCAAGGGCATCAACGGCAACCTCATCGACGCCATCTTCGACCTGCTGTACCAGAAGAGCGTCGAGAACGGCGGCCCGGTCCCCACGCGCCTGCTCACCAACTCGTCGCTGAACACCGCCTCGTACGACGAGGGGAGCGGCACCTACACCCTGGGGCTGCGCCAGGAGGAGCAGGGCAAGGACTACGAGATCCGCACCGAGGGCCTCGTCCTGGCCACCGGCTACAAGTACAGCGTCCCGGACTTCCTGGAGCCCGTACGCGACCGGCTCAAGTGGGACGGGCGCGGGCGGTTCGACATCGCCCGCAACTACGCGATCGACGTCACCGGCCGCGGGGTCTTCCTCCAGAACGCCGGCGTGCACGCCCACTCGGTCACCTCGCCGGACCTGGGCATGGGGGCGTACCGCAACTCCTACATCATCCGCGAGCTGCTGGGGACCGAGTACTACCCCGTCGAGAAGTCCATCGCGTTCCAGGAGTTCACCGTATGA
- a CDS encoding aspartate aminotransferase family protein: MRSHLLNDATAEQYRRSVTEGVERVARRLATTRRPFTGVTPDDLAPAVSAVDLDRPLGDTSAALEELEDLYLRDAVYFHHPRYLGHLNCPVVIPALVGEAVLSAVNSSLDTWDQSAGGTLIERRLVDWTADRVGLGPTADGVFTSGGTQSNLQALLLAREEAKTDDLTRLRVFTSECSHFSVQKSAQLLGLGRSAVVSIPCDADKRMQSVVLAAELARCAAEGLVPMAIVATAGTTDFGSIDPLPEIAALAAEYGAWMHVDAAYGCGLLASPTRRHLLDGIERADSVTVDYHKSFFQPVSSSAVLVRDAATLRHATYHADYLNPRHTVEERIPNQVDKSLQTTRRFDALKLWLTLRTMGAHGVGQLFDEVCDLASDGFDLLAADPRYDVVVRPSLSTLVFRYAPAAGADPEQVDRANLHARKALFASGEAVVAGTKVDGRQYLKFTLLNPETTAHDIAAVLDLIAGHAEQYLGENLVHAS, translated from the coding sequence ATGCGCTCGCACCTGCTCAACGACGCGACGGCGGAGCAGTACCGACGTTCCGTCACCGAAGGAGTCGAGCGGGTGGCGCGCAGACTCGCCACCACCCGGCGCCCGTTCACCGGCGTCACCCCCGACGACCTCGCGCCGGCCGTCTCGGCCGTCGACCTCGACCGGCCCCTCGGCGACACCTCCGCCGCCCTGGAGGAGCTGGAGGACCTCTACCTCAGGGACGCGGTCTACTTCCACCACCCCCGCTACCTGGGCCACCTCAACTGCCCCGTCGTCATCCCCGCCCTGGTCGGCGAGGCCGTCCTCTCGGCGGTCAACTCCTCCCTGGACACCTGGGACCAGAGCGCCGGCGGCACCCTGATCGAGCGCCGCCTCGTCGACTGGACCGCCGACCGCGTCGGCCTCGGCCCGACCGCCGACGGCGTCTTCACCAGCGGCGGCACCCAGTCCAACCTCCAGGCACTGCTCCTCGCCCGCGAGGAGGCCAAGACCGACGACCTGACGAGGCTGCGCGTCTTCACCTCCGAGTGCAGCCACTTCAGCGTCCAGAAGTCCGCGCAGCTCCTCGGTCTCGGCCGGTCCGCCGTCGTGTCCATCCCCTGCGACGCCGACAAGCGCATGCAGAGCGTCGTCCTCGCCGCCGAGCTGGCCCGCTGCGCCGCCGAGGGCCTGGTGCCGATGGCGATCGTCGCCACGGCCGGCACCACCGACTTCGGCTCCATCGACCCGCTGCCCGAGATCGCCGCGCTGGCCGCCGAGTACGGCGCCTGGATGCACGTCGACGCCGCCTACGGCTGCGGCCTGCTCGCCTCCCCCACCCGCCGCCACCTGCTGGACGGCATCGAGCGCGCCGACTCCGTCACCGTCGACTACCACAAGTCGTTCTTCCAGCCCGTCAGCTCCTCCGCCGTCCTCGTCCGGGACGCGGCGACGCTGCGCCACGCCACCTACCACGCCGACTACCTCAACCCGCGCCACACGGTCGAGGAGCGGATCCCGAACCAGGTCGACAAGTCGCTCCAGACGACCCGCCGCTTCGACGCGCTCAAGCTCTGGCTGACGCTGCGCACCATGGGCGCCCACGGCGTCGGGCAGCTCTTCGACGAGGTGTGCGACCTGGCCTCGGACGGCTTCGACCTGCTCGCCGCCGACCCGCGCTACGACGTGGTGGTCCGGCCGTCGCTGTCCACGCTGGTCTTCCGCTACGCCCCGGCCGCCGGCGCCGACCCCGAGCAGGTCGACCGCGCCAACCTGCACGCCCGCAAGGCGCTGTTCGCCTCCGGCGAGGCCGTCGTCGCCGGCACCAAGGTCGACGGCCGCCAGTACCTGAAGTTCACCCTGCTCAACCCCGAGACGACCGCGCACGACATCGCCGCCGTCCTCGATCTGATAGCCGGCCACGCCGAGCAGTACCTGGGAGAGAACCTTGTCCACGCCTCTTGA
- a CDS encoding siderophore-interacting protein, translating into MTTAAPPFGFFNLRVVRVRRLGPSMIRTTFAGAGDEDLSGFASGGRDQSLSLFLPHPGQPEPVLPPVVDGDLYGTLGAWRAMPDDVRAVMRSYTVRGQRRAGDGTTEVDIDFAVHEDGGPACRWALGATVGDRVAVLGPTSRENTGVRFHLPADADEVLMWADETALPAASAILEWLPAGTRARVWLEVPHAGDRIEPRTAADASVTWLVREEGAPPAVEAVRAAEVTGSAPYVWLAGESGSVKALRRHFVNERRLDRRRVTFVGYWRRGLSEDALREAPEPETEPETGAAAGA; encoded by the coding sequence ATGACGACCGCCGCACCGCCGTTCGGCTTCTTCAACCTGCGGGTCGTACGGGTGCGGAGGCTCGGCCCGTCGATGATCCGCACGACCTTCGCCGGCGCCGGCGACGAGGACCTGTCGGGCTTCGCCTCCGGCGGGCGCGACCAGAGCCTGTCGCTGTTCCTTCCGCACCCGGGCCAGCCCGAGCCGGTCCTGCCGCCCGTCGTCGACGGCGACCTGTACGGGACGCTGGGCGCGTGGCGGGCCATGCCGGACGACGTGCGGGCCGTCATGCGCTCGTACACCGTGCGCGGGCAGCGCCGGGCCGGCGACGGGACGACCGAGGTCGACATCGACTTCGCCGTCCACGAGGACGGCGGACCCGCCTGCCGCTGGGCGCTGGGCGCGACCGTGGGCGACCGCGTGGCCGTCCTGGGGCCCACCTCGCGGGAGAACACCGGCGTCCGCTTCCACCTGCCCGCGGACGCCGACGAGGTGCTGATGTGGGCCGACGAGACGGCGCTGCCCGCCGCCTCGGCGATCCTGGAGTGGCTGCCGGCCGGGACGAGGGCCCGGGTGTGGCTGGAGGTCCCGCACGCCGGTGACCGGATCGAGCCGCGCACCGCGGCGGACGCCTCGGTGACCTGGCTCGTGCGGGAGGAGGGCGCGCCGCCGGCCGTCGAGGCGGTCCGCGCGGCCGAGGTGACCGGTTCGGCGCCGTACGTGTGGCTGGCGGGGGAGTCCGGTTCGGTGAAGGCGCTGCGCCGGCACTTCGTGAACGAACGCCGGCTCGACCGCCGCCGCGTCACGTTCGTCGGGTACTGGCGCAGGGGCCTGAGCGAGGACGCCCTGCGCGAAGCCCCGGAGCCCGAGACCGAGCCCGAGACCGGGGCCGCGGCCGGCGCGTAG
- a CDS encoding ABC transporter substrate-binding protein, translating into MPSNARATRLTRRGLLAAGGALGLGAALAACGGEEKPSGKPGDADPAAGSGPWRFTDDRGVTAEAKATPGNIVAFTGMAAALHDFGVEVKGVFGPTKTADGKPDVQAGDLDVNKVEIIGNVWGEFDIEEYVKLQPEVLITDMWEKDALWYVPDESKDTILKLAPSVALWAADRSMPKVIRRHAELAESLGGDVGSKAVADSKARFEKAAARLRAAAKAKPEIRVLIGSASADLFYVSTPDRPTDTLYFKELGVNLVVPGKLDQGGWFESLSWENVDKYPADVIMMDNRSSAIQPKDLASKPTWARLPAVKAGQVVPRVTEPVYSYEKCAPLLEDLAEAIENAKKVA; encoded by the coding sequence ATGCCCAGCAACGCCCGAGCCACCCGTCTGACCCGCCGTGGACTCCTCGCCGCGGGAGGCGCCCTGGGTCTGGGCGCCGCGCTCGCCGCGTGCGGCGGCGAGGAGAAGCCCTCCGGGAAGCCGGGCGACGCGGACCCCGCGGCGGGGTCGGGCCCGTGGAGGTTCACCGACGACCGCGGCGTCACGGCGGAGGCGAAGGCCACGCCGGGGAACATCGTGGCCTTCACCGGCATGGCGGCCGCGCTGCACGACTTCGGCGTCGAGGTGAAGGGCGTCTTCGGCCCCACGAAGACCGCCGACGGCAAGCCCGACGTCCAGGCCGGCGACCTCGACGTGAACAAGGTCGAGATCATCGGCAACGTCTGGGGCGAGTTCGACATCGAGGAGTACGTCAAGCTCCAGCCCGAGGTCCTCATCACCGACATGTGGGAGAAGGACGCGCTCTGGTACGTGCCGGACGAGTCCAAGGACACGATCCTCAAGCTGGCCCCGAGCGTCGCCCTGTGGGCCGCCGACCGGTCCATGCCGAAGGTGATCCGGCGCCACGCCGAGCTGGCCGAGAGCCTCGGCGGCGACGTGGGGTCCAAGGCGGTCGCCGACAGCAAGGCCCGCTTCGAGAAGGCCGCGGCCCGGCTGCGCGCCGCCGCCAAGGCCAAGCCGGAGATCAGGGTCCTCATCGGCTCCGCCAGCGCCGACCTGTTCTACGTCTCCACCCCGGACCGCCCCACCGACACCCTGTACTTCAAGGAGCTCGGCGTGAACCTCGTCGTGCCCGGCAAGCTCGACCAGGGCGGCTGGTTCGAGTCCCTCAGCTGGGAGAACGTCGACAAGTACCCGGCCGACGTCATCATGATGGACAACCGCAGCTCCGCCATCCAGCCCAAGGACCTCGCCTCCAAGCCGACCTGGGCCCGGCTGCCCGCCGTCAAGGCCGGCCAGGTCGTCCCGCGCGTCACGGAGCCCGTCTACTCGTACGAGAAGTGCGCCCCGCTGCTGGAGGACCTCGCCGAGGCGATCGAGAACGCGAAGAAGGTGGCCTGA
- a CDS encoding acyl-CoA dehydrogenase family protein yields the protein MSLDHRLSAEHEELRRTVEEFAHDVVAPKIGDLYERHEFPYEIVREMGRMGLFGLPFPEEYGGMGGDYLALGIALEELARVDSSVAITLEAGVSLGAMPVYRFGTEEQKREWLPKLCSGEVLGAFGLTEPDCGSDAGGTRTTAVRDGDEWVINGTKCFITNSGTDITGLVTVTAVTGRKPDGRPEISSIIVPSGTPGFTVAAPYSKVGWNASDTRELSFSDVRVPAANLLGEEGRGYAQFLRILDEGRIAIAALATGLAQGCVDESVKYAKERHAFGRPIGDNQAVQFMLADMETRAHMARIGWRDAASRLVLGEPFKKEAAVAKLYSSTVAVDNARDATQIHGGYGFMNEYPVARMWRDSKILEIGEGTSEVQRMLIARELGFSA from the coding sequence ATGTCCCTGGACCACCGGCTCTCCGCCGAGCACGAGGAACTGCGCCGCACCGTCGAGGAGTTCGCCCACGACGTGGTGGCCCCGAAGATCGGCGACCTCTACGAGCGCCACGAGTTCCCGTACGAGATCGTGCGGGAGATGGGCCGCATGGGCCTGTTCGGCCTGCCGTTCCCGGAGGAGTACGGCGGGATGGGCGGCGACTACCTGGCCCTGGGCATCGCCCTGGAGGAGCTGGCCCGCGTCGACTCGTCGGTGGCCATCACCCTGGAGGCGGGCGTCTCGCTGGGCGCGATGCCGGTCTACCGGTTCGGCACGGAGGAGCAGAAGCGCGAGTGGCTGCCGAAGCTGTGCTCCGGCGAGGTGCTGGGCGCGTTCGGCCTGACCGAGCCGGACTGCGGTTCGGACGCCGGCGGGACGCGCACCACGGCCGTGCGGGACGGCGACGAGTGGGTGATCAACGGCACCAAGTGCTTCATCACCAACTCCGGCACGGACATCACGGGCCTGGTCACGGTGACCGCCGTGACGGGCCGCAAGCCGGACGGGCGCCCGGAGATCTCGTCCATCATCGTCCCCTCGGGCACGCCGGGCTTCACGGTCGCCGCGCCGTACTCGAAGGTCGGCTGGAACGCCTCGGACACCCGTGAGCTGTCGTTCTCCGACGTCCGCGTGCCCGCGGCGAACCTGCTGGGCGAGGAGGGCCGCGGGTACGCGCAGTTCCTCCGCATCCTGGACGAAGGCCGGATCGCCATCGCGGCGCTGGCCACCGGCCTGGCCCAGGGCTGCGTCGACGAGTCGGTGAAGTACGCGAAGGAACGTCACGCCTTCGGCCGGCCCATCGGCGACAACCAGGCCGTCCAGTTCATGCTGGCCGACATGGAGACGCGGGCGCACATGGCCCGGATCGGCTGGCGGGACGCGGCGTCGCGGCTGGTGCTGGGCGAGCCGTTCAAGAAGGAGGCGGCGGTGGCGAAGCTGTACTCGTCGACCGTCGCCGTCGACAACGCCCGTGACGCGACGCAGATCCACGGCGGGTACGGCTTCATGAACGAGTACCCGGTCGCGCGCATGTGGCGGGACTCCAAGATCCTGGAGATCGGCGAGGGCACCAGCGAGGTGCAGCGGATGCTCATCGCCCGCGAACTGGGCTTCTCCGCCTAG
- a CDS encoding hydroxymethylglutaryl-CoA lyase, protein MAVPAPGLPARVRIHEVGPRDGLQNEQGVVPTEVKAEFIRRLAGAGLDTVEATSFVHPKWVPQLADAERLFPLVSDLDVRLPVLVPNERGLDRALALGAREVAVFASATESFAKANLNRTVDGALAMFEPVVARAKAEGLGVRGYLSMCFGDPWEGPVPVDRVVRVTRRLADLGCDELSLGDTIGVATPGHVEALLTALGDAGLPAFRLAVHFHDTYGQALANTLAALRHGVTTVDASAGGLGGCPYAKSATGNLATEDLVWMLHGLGIETGVDLGRLTATSVWLAEELGRPSPSRTVRALSHKE, encoded by the coding sequence ATGGCCGTGCCCGCGCCGGGGCTCCCCGCGCGGGTGCGGATCCACGAGGTCGGCCCGCGCGACGGCCTGCAGAACGAGCAGGGCGTCGTACCGACCGAGGTGAAGGCCGAGTTCATCCGCCGCCTCGCCGGCGCCGGCCTGGACACGGTCGAGGCGACCAGCTTCGTCCACCCGAAGTGGGTGCCGCAGCTCGCCGACGCCGAGAGGCTGTTCCCGCTGGTGAGCGACCTGGACGTGCGGCTGCCGGTGCTCGTGCCGAACGAGCGCGGGCTGGACCGGGCGCTGGCGCTCGGGGCCCGCGAGGTCGCCGTGTTCGCCAGCGCGACCGAGTCGTTCGCCAAGGCCAACCTGAACCGCACGGTGGACGGGGCGCTCGCCATGTTCGAGCCGGTCGTCGCCCGCGCGAAGGCCGAGGGGCTGGGCGTGCGCGGATACCTGTCGATGTGCTTCGGCGACCCGTGGGAGGGCCCCGTCCCCGTCGACCGGGTCGTGCGGGTGACGCGCCGCCTGGCCGACCTGGGCTGCGACGAGCTGAGCCTCGGCGACACCATCGGCGTGGCCACGCCCGGCCACGTGGAGGCGCTGCTGACCGCGCTCGGTGACGCGGGGCTGCCCGCGTTCCGGCTGGCCGTGCACTTCCACGACACGTACGGGCAGGCCCTCGCCAACACGCTCGCCGCGCTCCGGCACGGCGTGACCACCGTCGACGCCTCCGCGGGCGGGCTCGGCGGCTGCCCCTACGCCAAGTCCGCCACCGGGAACCTCGCCACCGAAGACCTCGTGTGGATGCTCCACGGCCTCGGCATCGAGACCGGGGTCGACCTGGGCCGGCTGACCGCCACCAGTGTGTGGCTGGCCGAGGAGCTGGGCCGCCCGAGCCCGTCACGTACCGTCCGCGCCCTCTCCCACAAGGAGTGA
- a CDS encoding acetyl-CoA carboxylase biotin carboxylase subunit — translation MFDTVLVANRGEIAVRVIRTLRALGVRSVAVFSDADAGARHVREADTAVRIGPPAAGESYLRVDRLLEAAARTGAQAVHPGYGFLAENAAFARACAEAGLVFIGPPADAIALMGDKIRAKETVRAAGVPVVPGSSGSGLSDGELAAAAREIGMPVLLKPSAGGGGKGMRLVRDEAALADEIAAARREARASFGDDTLLVERWIDRPRHIEIQVLADGHGNVVHLGERECSLQRRHQKIIEEAPSVLLDAATRAAMGEAAVQAARSCGYRGAGTVEFIVPGGDPSQYYFMEMNTRLQVEHPVTELVTGLDLVEWQLRVAAGEELAFRQDDVTLTGHAVEARLCAEDPARGFLPSGGTVLALREPQGEGVRTDSGLSEGTEVSSLYDPMLSKVIVHGPDRATALRRLRAALADTVTLGVPTNAGFLRRLLAHPAVVSGDMDTGLVEREADALVPDGVPEEVYEAAAAVREEALAARPDGRGWTDPFSVPSGWRIGGERLPVTHHLRIAGLDPVAHRVRATGRTVTADRVTVTLDGVTHTFHRAGTWLGRDGDGWNVLDHDPVAASLTGSAHAGADSLTAPMPGTVTVVKVAVGDEVAAGQGLLVVEAMKMEHVISAPHDGTVVELDVTPGTTVAMDQVLAVVEPHAAQEDAK, via the coding sequence ATGTTCGACACTGTCCTCGTCGCCAACCGCGGCGAGATCGCGGTACGCGTCATCCGGACGCTGCGCGCCCTCGGGGTGCGCTCGGTCGCCGTGTTCAGCGACGCCGACGCCGGGGCGCGGCACGTGCGGGAGGCCGACACGGCCGTCCGGATCGGCCCGCCGGCGGCCGGCGAGAGCTACCTGCGCGTCGACCGGCTGCTGGAGGCCGCCGCCCGCACGGGCGCGCAGGCGGTCCACCCCGGGTACGGCTTCCTCGCGGAGAACGCCGCGTTCGCGCGGGCCTGCGCCGAGGCCGGGCTGGTCTTCATCGGGCCGCCCGCCGACGCGATCGCCCTGATGGGCGACAAGATCCGGGCGAAGGAGACCGTGCGGGCGGCGGGCGTGCCCGTCGTGCCGGGTTCCTCCGGCAGCGGCCTGTCCGACGGGGAGCTGGCTGCGGCGGCCCGCGAGATCGGCATGCCGGTGCTGCTGAAGCCCTCGGCGGGCGGCGGCGGCAAGGGCATGCGCCTGGTGCGGGACGAGGCCGCGCTGGCGGACGAGATCGCGGCGGCCCGCCGGGAGGCGCGGGCGTCGTTCGGCGACGACACGCTGCTGGTGGAGCGGTGGATCGACCGGCCCCGGCACATCGAGATCCAGGTCCTCGCCGACGGCCACGGCAACGTCGTGCACCTCGGGGAGCGCGAGTGCTCCCTCCAGCGCCGCCACCAGAAGATCATCGAGGAGGCGCCGTCGGTCCTGCTGGACGCGGCGACGCGGGCGGCGATGGGCGAGGCGGCCGTCCAGGCGGCCCGCTCCTGCGGCTACCGGGGCGCGGGCACGGTCGAGTTCATCGTCCCGGGCGGCGACCCGTCGCAGTACTACTTCATGGAGATGAACACCCGCCTGCAGGTGGAGCACCCGGTGACCGAGCTGGTCACGGGCCTGGACCTGGTGGAGTGGCAGCTGCGCGTGGCGGCCGGCGAGGAGCTGGCGTTCCGGCAGGACGACGTCACCCTCACCGGGCACGCGGTGGAGGCCCGCCTGTGCGCCGAGGACCCGGCCCGCGGCTTCCTCCCCTCGGGCGGCACGGTCCTGGCGCTGCGCGAGCCGCAGGGCGAGGGGGTGCGGACGGACTCCGGGCTCAGCGAGGGCACCGAGGTGTCCAGCCTGTACGACCCGATGCTGTCGAAGGTCATCGTCCACGGCCCCGACCGGGCCACCGCCCTGCGCCGGCTGCGCGCCGCCCTCGCCGACACGGTCACGCTCGGCGTGCCGACGAACGCCGGGTTCCTGCGCCGCCTGCTGGCCCACCCGGCCGTCGTGTCGGGCGACATGGACACGGGCCTGGTGGAGCGGGAGGCCGACGCGCTGGTCCCGGACGGGGTGCCGGAGGAGGTGTACGAGGCGGCCGCGGCCGTGCGCGAGGAGGCGCTCGCCGCGCGGCCCGACGGGCGCGGCTGGACCGACCCGTTCTCCGTGCCGAGCGGGTGGCGGATCGGCGGCGAGCGGCTGCCGGTCACCCACCACCTGCGGATCGCGGGCCTCGACCCCGTCGCCCACCGCGTGCGGGCGACCGGCCGCACCGTCACCGCCGACCGGGTGACGGTCACGCTGGACGGCGTCACCCACACGTTCCACCGCGCCGGCACCTGGCTCGGCCGGGACGGGGACGGCTGGAACGTCCTGGACCACGACCCGGTCGCGGCCTCCCTCACCGGTTCGGCGCACGCCGGGGCGGATTCGCTGACCGCGCCGATGCCCGGCACGGTCACGGTGGTGAAGGTGGCCGTGGGCGACGAGGTCGCGGCCGGGCAGGGGCTGCTCGTGGTGGAGGCGATGAAGATGGAGCACGTCATCTCCGCGCCGCACGACGGCACCGTCGTCGAGCTGGACGTCACGCCCGGCACGACGGTCGCCATGGACCAGGTGCTCGCCGTGGTCGAGCCGCACGCCGCGCAGGAGGACGCGAAGTGA
- a CDS encoding carboxyl transferase domain-containing protein — MQQAPVLTSAADPASAAWRANETAHRELSDDLRARLAAVRLGGGEKARARHTARGKLLPRDRVDTLLDPGSPFLELAPLAANGMYDDQAPAAGVIAGIGRVGGREVVVVANDATVKGGTYYPMTVKKHLRAQEVALENRLPCVYLVDSGGAFLPMQDEVFPDRDHFGRIFYNQARMSGAGIPQIAAVLGSCTAGGAYVPAMSDEAVIVRNQGTIFLGGPPLVKAATGEVVTAEELGGGEVHSRTSGVTDHLAEDDAHALRIVRNIVGTLPARGPLPWTVEPVEEPKVDPAGLYGAVPVDPRTPYDVREVIARITDGSRFAEFKSEYGQTLVTGFARIHGHPVGIVANNGILFAESAQKGAHFIELCDQRGIPLLFLQNISGFMVGRDYEAGGIAKHGAKMVTAVACTRVPKLTVVVGGSYGAGNYSMCGRAYSPRFLWMWPNAKISVMGGEQAASVLATVRRDQMEARGEEWPAEAEEEFKAPIRAQYERQGSAYYASARLWDDGVIDPLDTRQVVGLALTACANAPLPQREPGAPAFGVFRM; from the coding sequence ATGCAGCAGGCACCTGTGCTGACGAGCGCGGCGGATCCCGCGTCGGCGGCCTGGCGGGCCAACGAGACGGCGCACCGGGAACTGTCCGACGACCTCCGGGCGCGGCTCGCCGCCGTCCGGCTCGGTGGCGGCGAGAAGGCACGCGCCCGGCACACCGCGCGCGGCAAGCTGCTGCCGCGCGACCGCGTCGACACGCTCCTGGATCCGGGCTCGCCCTTCCTGGAGCTGGCACCGCTCGCGGCGAACGGCATGTACGACGACCAGGCCCCCGCCGCCGGGGTGATCGCCGGCATCGGACGGGTCGGCGGCCGCGAGGTGGTCGTCGTCGCCAACGACGCCACCGTCAAGGGCGGCACGTACTACCCGATGACCGTCAAGAAGCACCTGCGCGCGCAGGAGGTGGCCCTGGAGAACCGGCTGCCCTGCGTGTACCTGGTGGACTCGGGCGGCGCGTTCCTGCCGATGCAGGACGAGGTGTTCCCCGACCGGGACCACTTCGGGCGGATCTTCTACAACCAGGCCCGCATGTCGGGCGCGGGCATCCCGCAGATCGCGGCCGTCCTCGGCTCGTGCACGGCCGGCGGGGCGTACGTGCCGGCGATGAGCGACGAGGCCGTCATCGTCCGGAACCAGGGCACGATCTTCCTGGGCGGCCCGCCGCTGGTGAAGGCCGCCACGGGCGAGGTCGTCACCGCCGAGGAGCTGGGCGGCGGCGAGGTCCACTCCCGCACCTCCGGCGTGACCGACCACCTGGCCGAGGACGACGCGCACGCCCTGCGGATCGTGCGGAACATCGTGGGGACCCTGCCCGCGCGCGGGCCGCTGCCGTGGACGGTCGAGCCGGTCGAGGAGCCGAAGGTCGACCCGGCGGGGCTGTACGGGGCGGTGCCGGTCGACCCGCGCACGCCGTACGACGTGCGGGAGGTCATCGCGCGGATCACGGACGGCTCGCGGTTCGCCGAGTTCAAGTCCGAGTACGGGCAGACGCTGGTGACGGGCTTCGCCCGGATCCACGGGCACCCGGTGGGGATCGTCGCCAACAACGGCATCCTCTTCGCCGAGTCCGCCCAGAAGGGCGCCCACTTCATCGAGCTGTGCGACCAGCGCGGCATCCCGCTGCTGTTCCTCCAGAACATCTCGGGCTTCATGGTGGGCCGGGACTACGAGGCGGGCGGCATCGCCAAGCACGGCGCGAAGATGGTCACGGCCGTGGCCTGCACCCGGGTGCCGAAGCTGACGGTCGTCGTCGGCGGCTCCTACGGCGCGGGCAACTACTCGATGTGCGGCCGGGCCTACAGCCCCCGCTTCCTGTGGATGTGGCCCAACGCCAAGATCTCCGTCATGGGCGGTGAGCAGGCCGCGTCCGTGCTGGCCACCGTCAGGCGCGACCAGATGGAGGCGCGCGGCGAGGAGTGGCCCGCGGAGGCGGAGGAGGAGTTCAAGGCCCCGATCCGCGCCCAGTACGAGCGGCAGGGCAGCGCGTACTACGCGTCGGCCCGGCTGTGGGACGACGGGGTCATCGACCCGCTCGACACCCGCCAGGTGGTGGGACTGGCCCTGACCGCCTGTGCCAACGCCCCCCTCCCCCAGCGGGAGCCCGGGGCGCCCGCCTTCGGCGTCTTCCGGATGTGA